The following nucleotide sequence is from Salvia miltiorrhiza cultivar Shanhuang (shh) chromosome 7, IMPLAD_Smil_shh, whole genome shotgun sequence.
TTAGGACGATGAAGAATTCACCATCATCATTGTTCAGCAACAGTTTAGTTCACCTTATCCCAACTTGCTCGAGAAATCTGGGACACGGGCTTGTTCTAGCTCTGGCCACGGACTCGTTCTAGTATTGAtaatgataaagaaaaaaatgtgtttttaaaTGAAGTAAAGAGGTACAGCATGCATGATCTTTTGAGAGATTTATGCATCAGGAAAGCTGATGATGACAAGTTTCTATGTGTCAAGAATGCCCCTAATCAGGTCACACTCTCTAACCTGCGTCGTGTGAGTTCTCACACATCATATGGAGTGGAAGATGATGAGTATGGCTCATCAGAGATGTCACTTGCTCGATCATTTCTACTCTTTTTCGAGTTTGATAGGAATCTATCTCCCATGTTTTTCACATTAAGCTTGCTTAGGGTGTTGGATTTATTGGAAATGTGTAAGTATAAGATTGAGTTCCCAGAAGAAATATTACAATTTGTGAACTTACGCTACTTATCTATCAAGTGCGAGTCATTACCTAGAAGTGGAATATCAAGATTGTGTAATTTGCAAACGTTGATTGCTAAGCTAGACGATGGCTCTTGCCCAACTGACATGTGGGAGATGTCCGAGTTAAGACATCTCATCATGTTGGATGTGCCACTCTGTATAGAAGATGATTACATGAAAAAAATTGTTCTGAAGAAGCTGCAGACGATATGGTATGTGAGCCTAACTCGGTCAGTGATTAGAAGGGGTTTCTTGGAAATCATTCCAAATGTAAAAAGATTGGGAATCTTTTATGATCAAGAAGACTCATCGATGAGTGAAGTAGTTGATCTGAGTCATCTTCACAAACTCGAAACATTAAGATGCTATCTTAGAAGCACATATCTGCACCTACTCAAATTTCCATCTACTCTTAGAAAATTAAGCCTGGAGCGTTGTGTATTAATAACTCCGGTAGCGATGATGGCTCTGTGTGCACTACCAAATCTGGAAGTGCTCAAGATGCGCAAATGTACCTTCAAAAGCAATGAgacagaagaagaagacgatgatgaagaagaagaagaagaagaagaagaaaaagaagaagcaaatgCAGAGTGGGAAATAGCAGAAAGAGATGAATTCAGGTCATTGCAGTTTCTACTACTCCGTGATATACCACTAGTGCGTTGGAGAGCTGATGAAACCAACTTCCCTAAACTCTGCCATCTGATTTTACGAGGTTGTTGGAATCTAGAGGAAATCCCAGCCGGCATTGGAGAAATCCCAACCCTCGAATTAATCCACTTAGAATATTGCAGCGATTCTGCTGAAGCCTCAGCGAAACAGATTCAGGAGCAGCAATCTGAATACGGGAACTACCAACTCCAACTTCGTATCTCATAGCTCACTCTTATTTTCACTCTTAATCATGTTGTTGGGTTTcattaaaatgatgaattttCCTGTGTCGCATATCTACAGAGCACAGAAAGAGGACGAAAGGAAGATGAAGAGGACTGGGAGTATGGCCACATCCTTCTCTATATTGTTGAAACTGAGTTGATTTCTCCTCTCTTGTCTCGCGTTGCTTCACAATTTGCTTTGTTTTAGATAGACAACTCCTTATAACTTTTGGTGTTTTTCTTATTAGATTGTCTTTTCCTCTCTTGTTTCATGTTGCTTCACAATTTGCTTTGTTTTAGATAGATAATTCCTTAATTGAGTTGGAGTTTCAAATGAATCATGATCTTAAAACTTTCTAGTTCTAGAACTTACCTAGATAAAGTTGGCATGCATGATATTACTTCTTGAACATAAATCTATAATGTTGGTATTTCGCGGCATTTAGGCCTTTGCGCAAAATCTggtttgattttaaattagttgtctctctcatatttttgaAGAGAAGCAACTCTTATGATAGCATTCTCAACCAATTCATACcttcaacatataaataaatagatcaAAAAGTAAGATCTGCATACAGAAATAAGAATCGATGTTCTCTCAGAAACAATACAAAAtgagatttaattaaattatcaaaGAAAGTCCAATACGAGATTTAGATTAAATCCAAAAAAGATTTAGAAACAAACCATCTGCTAAACTACCAGTTCCCCAAATCCAACAAACTCAGAGATGTCACCACTTACAAAACTGCAAAACAATGCAAATATATCTTGAAGCAAATTTCTCATAATGATGAAAGCTTTGCTTACAATCATCAGCGCCACATCAGTCTACACAATGTGCTTATCATCCAAAATCTCTTTCTGCATATGCGAGCTATATAACAAAAATGTTGAGCTCCAAAATATTAGGACGAAGCAGAATTTACCATCACCATTGTTCAACAACAGCTTATTTCGCCTTATCCCAACTTGCTCGAGCAATCTGGGAGACCGGCTCGTTCTAGCTCAGGCCACAAACTCGTTCTAGCATTGATAACGATAAAGACACAATATGTTTCTAAATTAAACCAAGTGTGGTCAGTAACTGTTAGTTTCTAGCTAGCACATAGGAAATCTAAGCTTTTAGATTTACCAAAAAGATCCTCATATAGCTTCAAGAGCTCAGGATCTTCCTCCCCAAATCGCTTCACATATTTCTCAACAAACAAGCTCGGTTTACAGACAATAATCGAGGCCAAACTCGATTCCCTGACCAAACCTTTCGACAACAAAACTTGGTAAAAGGCGCACCGTGGTGCAATCCTACCCTCGAAGCTTAACGTAAATATCACCGGCCGGGTCATGAAAATAGAAGCATCACACGCCATTGTATTGATGATAAGATCTGAGATTTTGGTGATCTTCTCCTTGGACACGGCCATCATCAACGGATACTTCCTGATGGCATATAACACTTGATCCTCGGACCAACCCCATCTCGTGTAATGCTTGACCTTTTCCCTCCAAGACAAACTGTTCAGCTGCCTCATCACCTTTAACCCCCTGATGAAAGCCTTTGTCGCCGGATTAAACCCAAGATTAATAACTTCCTGCACCGTTAACTTAAAATTGCCAGGATCAAGAGCTAACCCTCTAGAAGCAGCTCTCAACAAGGCTGCAATGTGGGATTCAGGCACACCAGCATCTCTCAAGATTCCCACATTAGGCAACAATGTCTTCTGCAAACTCTCCCCAAGAATGCCGGGGTAGCGCAGGATCGAGAACACGACATCTTTGTCGGAACCTAGGAAGCCACGAAGGAAATCAACACATGGGATTATCTGGCCCTCTAAACTTCTATTTATCAAACGTGGCTGCAATGTCAGAATCTTCACAAATTCTGAGCTCGATAATCCCAAACTACGCAAAAATTCAAACTTGGGCAGAAAATTAGATTCGAGGCCGCAGGTCAGAACCACAGGCCACTTCTTAACGATGCGTGAGATATCGGAATCGGTGAAATGGTGCTTTTTGAGGAATGCAATAGCGTAAAGTGGTTTTTCAGGGGAATCGAAGTTGAGGTGCTTAGAATAACTTAGGACTCGTTTTGGGGGAACCCCGTAATTGTTTTCTAGATAAACCGCGGCGAATGACTTCGGATTCGGATCTTTTGAGCTCGATTCTAGGGCATTTGTAGCTGGTGATGAAAATTGGTGGAGCTGTAGGAGAATGTAATTGGCGAGTGATTGGGAGCAAGCAACGTGAGAGAATCTTACATCACAGAATTTGAATTTGCGAATTTGAGCAAACATGATTGAATACAGAAGTTGAGAGCGGTTTACCTCTTCGATTCAATAGACAATTCCAGCAATCGAAAGCCCCATCTTCAAAACCCTAGGGTATTTTTTTGAGCAAAAAtacttaataatataataaaagcaGTATGTGATTTTAAGAATTGTGTTTTTATCTAATCAAATAAATGCAGTACACGATAAAATggaattgtttttcaaaattAACTTTGGTCAATTTTTCGGTCACGAATTGTGAAATTGGAACTTTGGAAGTGAGTAACACACTAATTTATTGACTCAAAATAGTTTAATTGTTAATCATTGGACATATAGTTGAATTTCTTGTATAATCCACTAATTAATTTGGATTACAcgcagtattttttttttttagaaaacttATATTTAATCGATTTTCGAATCCAACGTAAGAAAAGGAGCACGAGgggaatttatttttgataattttttagtAATGCTATCGGCTTACCTAATTGTGATTTTTAATGCACTTGCAGCTGACCATTTAATTACAGTCTACGTAATTTTAAGGGAGAAGTAACAAATAGCTCATATCATACAGTTTCCTAAcatatttactttcttatcttTTAATTATAGGCGGTTAGCCCTTCAATATctcataaagagtgcaaaaaTCTTTCATGTTCTTGACGaacacttaacaccgttattattatttttttcttaagcAAAATACACTCCTAAAAATATTTCTACTCAAACCTCAacctttaattaataattatcattaaatataaattcgCATTTTTTGGCACAATCGACGAATacccaaatattaaaatatgctCATGCAATTGCTTCTATTTATTTCTCCAAGAAGCTTGATCCATTAACCATGATATCAAAGTGGTATGATAGAGAAAAATACGTCAAAACTTATGAGCATGCAATCTTACATAGTTTAATCTTTGCGTACTCGTTGATTGTTTCCAAAAAATGCGAATTTGTATTTAATGATAGtcgttaattattaattaatgttgagATTTGCATAGAAATATTTATAGCAATGTATTTTGATTAACAAATATTATagtgaaataagaaataaagaaaataaaaaaatatttaacggtgttaagtgtCCGTCAGAAACTGAGGGATTTTTGCACTCTATATGAGATGTTGAGAGGCTAACCGCTCACAATTAAGAGATAAGGAGGTAAATGTGTTCGAGGGATTTTTGCACTTTATATGAGATGTTGAGGGGCTAACCGCTCACAATTAAGAGATAAGGAGGTAAATGTGTTCGGGGCTTGTGTATGATAGGAGCTATTTGCTACTTCTCTTCGTCCCATTATTGTTGACATGTTTTTTGGGTgttccattaataataatatatttttatttttagtaataattttacattacAAACGTCTCACACATATTGGCGCCATTGTTAGAATCCTagcaatatttaaaaaataaacggTGATTGGAGAATAAATTTGAGTATTGAAAATGgaattttgtttaatatttgtACAAAATCCGGTTTAAGTTTAAATTAGTATGTCTCTTTCATATTTTTGAAGAGAAGCAACTCTTATAATAGCATTCCCAATCAACTCATACCTTCAACatacaattatatataaatatatcaaaaaGCAAGATCTGCATACATAAATTAGAATCGATTCTCTTAGAAACAATACAAAAtgagatttaattaaattatcaaaGAAAGTCCAATACGAGATTTAGACTAAATCCAAAAATGATTTAGAAACAAACCATCTACTAAACTACCAGTTCCCCAAATTCAACAAACTCAGAGATGTCACCACTTACAAAATTGCAAAACAACGCAAATATATCTTGAAGCAAATTTCTGATAATGATGAAACCTTTGCTTACAATCATCAGCGCCACATCAGTCTACACAATGTGCCTATCATCCAAAATCTCCTCTCTTCTCTGCATATGCTACATATATCACAAAAATATTAACCACCAAAATATTAGGACGATGCAGAATTTACCATCACCATTGTTCAACAACAGCAGTTTATTTCACCTTAACCCAACTTTCTCAAGCAATCTGGGACACGAGCTCGTTCTAGCTCAGGCTACGGACTCGTTCTAGCATTGATAACGACAAAGACACAATATGTTTCTAAATGAAGCCAAATGTGGTCAATAactgttactccctccgtcccattaaagttggcaacatttctattttgggtgtcccactaaagttggtcactttctaaaaatggcaaaagtttactttaattaagtcaacaattactcactaatttggtcaacaattgtaggccacactctattaaaacatataacacgtaatttcttaatctccgtgccgaaacgaatgttgccaactttaacgggacggagggagtagtttctAGCTAGCACATAGGAAATCTAAGCTTTAGATTTACCAAAAAGATCCTCATATAGCTTCAAGAGCTCAGGATCTTCCTCCCCAAATGGCTTCACGTATTTCTCAACAAACAAGCTCGGTGTACGGACAATCATCGAGGCCAAGCTCGATCTCCTGACCAAACCTTTCGACAACAAGACTTGGTAAAAGGCACACCGTGGTGCAATCCTACCCTCGAAGCTTAACGTAAATATCACCGGCCGGGTCATGAAAATAGAAGCATCACACGCCATTGTATTGATGATAAGATCCGAGATTTTGGTGATCTTCTCCTTGGACACGGCCATCATCAACGGATACTTCCTGATAGCATCAAACACTTGATCCTCGGACCAACCCCATCTCGTGTAATGCTTGACCTTTTCCCTCCAAGACAAACTGTTCAGCTGCCTCATCACCTTTAACGCCGTGATGAAACCCTTTGTCGCAGGATTAAACCCAAGATCAATAACTTCCTGCACCGCTAACTTAAAATTGCCAGGATCAAGAGCTATCCGTCTAGGAGCAGCTCTCAACAAGGCTGCAATGTGGGATTCAGGCACACCAACATCTCTCAAGATTCCCACATTGGGTAACAACGTCTTCTGCAAAGTCTCCCTAAGAATGCCAGGGTGGCGCAGGATCGAGAACACCACATCTTTGTTGGAGCCTAGGAGGCTACGAAGGAAATCAACACATGGGATTATCTGGCGCTCTAAGCTTCTATCCAGCAAATTTGGCTGCAATGTCAGAACCTTCACTAATTCTGAGCTCGATAATCCCAAACTACGCAAAAATTCAAACTTGGGCAGAAAATTAGATTCGGGGCCGCGGCTCAAAACCACAGGCCACTTCTTAACGATGCGTGAGATGTCGGCATCGGTGAAACTGTGTTTTTTGAGGAATGCAATAGCGTAAAGGGGTTTTTCAGGGGAATCGAAGTTGAGGCGCTTAGCATAAGTTAGGGCTCGTTTTGGGGGAAAACCGTAATTGTTTTCGAGATAAACCGCGGCGAATGACTTCGGATTCGGATCTTTTGAGCTCGATTCTAGGGCATTTGTAGCTGGTGATGAAAATTGGTGGAGTTGTAGAAGAATGTAATTGGCGAGTGATGGTGAGCAAGCAACGTGAGAGAATCTTACATCATAGAATTTGAATTTGCGAATTTGACTGAACATGATTGAATACAGAAGTTGAGAGCGGTTTACCTCTTCGATCCAATTGACAATTCCAGCAATCGACTGAAAGCCCCTGCTTCAAAACCCTAGGTAATTTTCTTGAGCAAAAATacttaataaatctaataaaagCAGTacatcttttaatttttatctatttaaatgGCGTAAATGTTTTCCAAAATTTACTTTGGGCcaatttttcggtcaccaattGTGAAAATGGAAGTAAGTATCACACTAATTAATtgacttaaaataatttaattgttaattattGGACATATAATTGAATTTCTCGTATAATCTACTTTTAATTTGGAATTCACATACTAtgttaatttgtattttttttagaaaacttATGTTTAATCATTTTCGAATCCAACTGCCGAATCCCATAAATTAcataatgtaattttaatagaaatctaTAATGTTATTTGTATCTACAGTTATAAACTTTTAcaagtaaaataataataaatcatatATTCAAgaaaatgtaattaattaattaatatataaaaaatgtaatTAAAAAACAAGTGCACTCTAACTGCAAGGCCAACCACGTCAATTGAAATACCAAGAGAAAATtaacaattactccctccgtcccactattgaagacacactttccttattgggatgtcccaataataaagacacactccaaataaggaaagaattaGGGGTTAATTAACACTACTAATTGCACCTTAATTCAAGTAGtataaataagaagaaaaaaaaaaccctaccTTCATTCTCACTCTCTCGGcctctccgcctctctctctctcgatcgaACTCTCGGCCTCTCCGCCTCTCTCACGCTCTGAAACCCTAAGATACCGCCGCCCTCATCCTTCATCTGCGCCGCCCTCCTCCGAAACCCTAGATTCTGCCGTCCTGAACCTCCATCCGCGCCGCCCTCCTCCGAAACCCTAGATTCTGCCGTCCTCAACCTCCATCCGCGCCGCCCTCCTCTGAAATCCTAAATTCTGTCGTCCTCAACCTCCATACGCGTTTATGGCCGATAATATGGGTTGGTCGGCATATTTGAACTCCGAATTCGTCCCCGATTCGGAGGACGAAGAATTCTTTAAGCTCATACCTCCGTTGCCGTCGCCGCCGTCTGGTTTTGTCTATGAGGGGAGCGGCGGATTCGACGGTTCTGAGGAGTCCACCGGCGGTGCTTTCATGGAGGATTCGAGGGTTCCGAGGAGTCCGATCCGGCGGCCCATCTATCGCCGCCCCTCTACCGCGATGAAGGCGCAGGTGTCGGAGCTAGACTCTCTCCTATGCACGGAAAGCTGGGACGACGTCGTGCGCGAGCGGGAAGAGGCTGTTGGCGGCGACTGGTGGCGACGGTGCTCCCCTTTGTTGCGAAGGATGGTGGAGACCATGTATCCTGCTTTAAAAGGGTGAGATCTTTCTTATTGTCCCGATATTTGTGATCGTCTATGTCTTGTTGGTATGAGGGGTGTGGCCCTCTGTGCTCTCATTCCTCTGTGTTCCTCTATGTCCTGTTGGTATGAGGGGTGTGACCCTCTGTGCTGTTGTGGTAGATGGGCTGAATGCTGAGATGATGAACTTGATGCTCATTTGTTTGATTTTCCCTATAATGCTAAAAATCTATGATTAAATGTCAAAAAATGAGATTGTGGGCTGTGTCCCCTACATTTTGTTGATTGGTTGCTGCCATGGTTCTTTCTTGTGACTAATTGTGTTTGATTGAATATGGTGTGTGCCCTGGTTCTTTCTTGTGACTAATTGTGTTTGGTATGAGGGGTGTGTCCCTCTTGTTTGTCTTGATCTTTCTAATAAAAACTGATCTTTCTAATAAAATGTCCTTACTATGCTTTGAGCTTTACAAAAACTATGCCCTGAGCTTTACAAAAGACTACCCCCTGTTCTTTACAAAAGCCTATACTATGAGCTTTACAAAAAACTATGCTTTGAGCTTTACAAAAAATTAGGCTCTCAAGCTTTGACAAAAATATCTACCATATTTTTAACTAAATGGaggcatcctcaatcatattcAAATGATTGAAGGCTGCCTCCATTGCTTCAAATGGAGAGGGGTCTAATCCCAACTGCATTTTCAGTTGGTCTATGCCTTCCACCACTCCTTTTTCAAACAAATAGCCAATGCACTCTTCCACAAGCTCTTTTGGCACTTCTAAAG
It contains:
- the LOC130993058 gene encoding uncharacterized protein LOC130993058, with the protein product MFAQIRKFKFCDVRFSHVACSQSLANYILLQLHQFSSPATNALESSSKDPNPKSFAAVYLENNYGVPPKRVLSYSKHLNFDSPEKPLYAIAFLKKHHFTDSDISRIVKKWPVVLTCGLESNFLPKFEFLRSLGLSSSEFVKILTLQPRLINRSLEGQIIPCVDFLRGFLGSDKDVVFSILRYPGILGESLQKTLLPNVGILRDAGVPESHIAALLRAASRGLALDPGNFKLTVQEVINLGFNPATKAFIRGLKVMRQLNSLSWREKVKHYTRWGWSEDQVLYAIRKYPLMMAVSKEKITKISDLIINTMACDASIFMTRPVIFTLSFEGRIAPRCAFYQVLLSKGLVRESSLASIIVCKPSLFVEKYVKRFGEEDPELLKLYEDLFGKSKSLDFLCAS
- the LOC130991683 gene encoding uncharacterized protein LOC130991683 isoform X1, whose translation is MFSQIRKFKFYDVRFSHVACSPSLANYILLQLHQFSSPATNALESSSKDPNPKSFAAVYLENNYGFPPKRALTYAKRLNFDSPEKPLYAIAFLKKHSFTDADISRIVKKWPVVLSRGPESNFLPKFEFLRSLGLSSSELVKVLTLQPNLLDRSLERQIIPCVDFLRSLLGSNKDVVFSILRHPGILRETLQKTLLPNVGILRDVGVPESHIAALLRAAPRRIALDPGNFKLAVQEVIDLGFNPATKGFITALKVMRQLNSLSWREKVKHYTRWGWSEDQVFDAIRKYPLMMAVSKEKITKISDLIINTMACDASIFMTRPVIFTLSFEGRIAPRCAFYQVLLSKGLVRRSSLASMIVRTPSLFVEKYVKPFGEEDPELLKLYEDLFERVRSLS
- the LOC130991683 gene encoding uncharacterized protein LOC130991683 isoform X2, which encodes MFSQIRKFKFYDVRFSHVACSPSLANYILLQLHQFSSPATNALESSSKDPNPKSFAAVYLENNYGFPPKRALTYAKRLNFDSPEKPLYAIAFLKKHSFTDADISRIVKKWPVVLSRGPESNFLPKFEFLRSLGLSSSELVKVLTLQPNLLDRSLERQIIPCVDFLRSLLGSNKDVVFSILRHPGILRETLQKTLLPNVGILRDVGVPESHIAALLRAAPRRIALDPGNFKLAVQEVIDLGFNPATKGFITALKVMRQLNSLSWREKVKHYTRWGWSEDQVFDAIRKYPLMMAVSKEKITKISDLIINTMACDASIFMTRPVIFTLSFEGRIAPRCAFYQVLLSKGLVRRSSLASMIVRTPSLFVEKYVKPFGEEDPELLKLYEDLFGKSKA